Proteins from a genomic interval of Neisseria arctica:
- the ccsB gene encoding c-type cytochrome biogenesis protein CcsB, which produces MTQISKTERLLEHELLTQKPWIRRLNVLDWLFAALIVLAVVFAQTHIGHHMDGYEVAILWFSAVSAVFLGWFFKPLRWFIPLSLILAYSAVQLYGGTIANTDRFLLKYFLSSQSAIMWQCAFVFFAWFCYIAGALLARRSHTETNTLLGMASVFAWVSALAGFTGMLVRWHESYLLRPDAGHIPVSTLYEVFILFMVITALMYLYYEKKFAIQKLGGFVFAFMAVLVSFVLWYSVSREAHAIQPLIPALQSWWMKIHVPANFIGYGAFCISAMLGVAELAVLRAEAKGRKSWLPASQVIEEVMYKAIAVGFLFFTIATILGALWAADAWGRYWSWDPKETWAFIVWLNYAVWLHLRLVAGWRGKVLAWWAVIGLFITAFAFIGVNMFLSGLHSYGAL; this is translated from the coding sequence ATGACGCAAATCAGTAAAACCGAACGGCTGCTAGAACACGAACTGTTGACGCAGAAACCATGGATACGCCGTCTGAATGTATTGGATTGGTTGTTTGCCGCACTTATCGTACTTGCTGTCGTTTTTGCGCAAACTCATATCGGCCATCATATGGATGGTTACGAAGTGGCCATTTTGTGGTTCAGTGCGGTTTCTGCTGTTTTTCTCGGTTGGTTTTTCAAGCCTCTGCGCTGGTTTATTCCGCTTAGCCTGATACTGGCTTATTCGGCGGTACAGCTCTATGGCGGCACTATCGCTAATACAGACCGCTTTTTATTAAAATATTTTCTGAGCAGCCAATCGGCCATTATGTGGCAGTGCGCTTTTGTTTTTTTCGCATGGTTCTGCTATATCGCCGGTGCCTTGTTGGCGCGCCGTAGCCATACGGAAACCAATACTCTTTTGGGAATGGCAAGCGTGTTTGCCTGGGTATCGGCTTTGGCTGGTTTTACCGGAATGCTGGTGCGCTGGCATGAAAGCTATCTGTTGCGCCCTGATGCGGGCCATATTCCGGTATCGACCTTATACGAAGTATTTATTTTGTTTATGGTGATTACCGCTTTGATGTATCTCTATTATGAGAAAAAATTCGCTATCCAAAAACTCGGCGGTTTCGTATTCGCCTTTATGGCGGTATTGGTGTCGTTTGTTTTGTGGTACAGCGTATCCCGTGAGGCGCATGCCATTCAGCCGTTGATTCCTGCCTTGCAATCGTGGTGGATGAAAATTCATGTGCCGGCAAACTTTATCGGCTATGGTGCATTCTGTATCTCAGCTATGCTTGGTGTGGCAGAATTGGCGGTATTGCGTGCCGAGGCCAAAGGCCGTAAAAGCTGGCTGCCTGCTTCACAGGTGATCGAAGAAGTGATGTATAAAGCGATCGCTGTCGGCTTTTTGTTCTTTACTATCGCTACTATTTTGGGTGCGTTGTGGGCGGCTGATGCATGGGGACGCTATTGGAGCTGGGATCCGAAAGAAACTTGGGCGTTTATCGTATGGTTGAATTATGCGGTATGGCTGCACTTGCGCCTTGTTGCGGGATGGCGTGGCAAGGTGTTGGCATGGTGGGCGGTTATCGGCCTTTTCATTACCGCCTTTGCATTTATCGGCGTAAATATGTTTTTAAGCGGTTTGCACTCTTACGGTGCGTTGTAA
- a CDS encoding cytochrome c biogenesis protein ResB: MRFAVALLSLLGIASIIGTVLKQGQPIADYLVKFGPFWMEIFRFLGLFDVYASVWFVVIMLFLVLSTSLCLWRNIPPFLREMRSYRIKATKQSLASMKHTAELPDVSPEIAVRYLQVQGFNTKTVEREDGSVLVAAKKGAMNKWGYIFAHLAIIVICLGGLIDSNLLLKMGMLTGKVVPDNDSVFAKDFKPESTLSRNNLSFRGNVNVTEGQAADVVFLNADKGMLVQDLPFSVELKKFHIDFYNTGMPKDFASDLVVTDKETGEKIERTIRVNHPLTLHGITIYQASFADGGSDLKFKAWDLASAVRQPVPLDAVSMRQFPLDLGGKKYRIEFEQFSSMNVEDMSKPSEKAGGLSNIVKDVRAVKQERKFTNIGPSIIYRIRDDAGQAVEYKNYMLPMLQEKDYFFITGTREGLNQQYRWLRLPADGQGKLDTFMALREALNNEAVRKRAVLQATAGTPEKTRAQFNQAVENTLSLFARGGYIALNDFVAQNIPREEQTKMQDYFYQILYGAMNALLEETLKGDNLPAWPQDEARNRFLLNSMDAYTGLTVYPAPLLLQLDGFKEVRSSGLQMTRSPGASLVYIGSLLLVLGTIFMFYVREKRAWLLFEQGRIRFSMSSSRDERDLKKEFPEHTQRLKQLAKDLNHDANQ, from the coding sequence ATGCGTTTTGCCGTCGCGCTTTTGAGCTTGCTCGGTATTGCTTCTATCATCGGAACGGTATTGAAGCAGGGGCAGCCGATTGCCGATTATTTGGTGAAGTTCGGTCCGTTTTGGATGGAGATTTTCCGGTTTTTAGGTTTGTTCGACGTATATGCCTCGGTTTGGTTTGTGGTCATCATGCTTTTTCTGGTGCTCTCAACCAGCTTGTGCTTATGGCGCAATATACCGCCGTTTTTGCGGGAAATGCGCTCTTACCGTATCAAGGCCACCAAACAGTCGCTCGCCTCAATGAAGCATACTGCGGAATTGCCGGATGTTTCACCGGAGATAGCCGTGCGTTATCTGCAGGTACAGGGCTTCAATACTAAAACAGTTGAGCGTGAGGACGGCTCGGTTTTAGTTGCGGCCAAGAAAGGTGCGATGAACAAATGGGGTTATATTTTTGCCCATTTGGCTATTATTGTTATCTGCTTGGGCGGTTTGATCGATAGTAACCTGTTGTTGAAGATGGGTATGCTGACGGGTAAGGTCGTACCGGATAATGATTCTGTTTTTGCAAAAGATTTCAAGCCCGAAAGTACGCTAAGCCGCAATAATTTATCTTTTCGCGGTAATGTCAACGTAACCGAAGGGCAAGCAGCGGATGTGGTATTTCTGAATGCCGACAAAGGGATGTTGGTGCAGGATCTGCCTTTTTCGGTAGAGCTGAAGAAATTTCATATTGATTTTTACAATACCGGTATGCCTAAGGATTTTGCCAGTGATCTGGTGGTAACGGATAAAGAAACCGGTGAAAAAATCGAGCGTACTATCCGCGTGAACCATCCGTTGACCTTGCATGGTATTACGATTTACCAAGCCAGCTTTGCCGATGGCGGCTCCGATTTGAAATTCAAAGCTTGGGATTTGGCTTCTGCGGTCCGTCAGCCTGTTCCTTTGGATGCCGTATCAATGCGCCAATTTCCGTTGGATCTCGGCGGGAAGAAGTATCGTATTGAGTTCGAGCAATTCAGCTCGATGAATGTCGAAGATATGAGCAAGCCGTCTGAGAAGGCGGGCGGATTATCGAATATCGTCAAGGATGTAAGGGCAGTAAAGCAAGAGCGTAAGTTTACCAATATCGGCCCCTCAATCATTTACCGTATACGGGATGATGCAGGACAGGCCGTCGAATATAAGAACTATATGCTGCCGATGCTGCAGGAAAAAGACTATTTTTTCATTACCGGTACTCGGGAAGGCCTGAACCAGCAGTATCGTTGGTTACGGTTGCCGGCAGACGGACAGGGCAAACTTGATACTTTTATGGCTTTGCGTGAGGCTTTGAACAACGAGGCAGTACGCAAACGTGCGGTATTGCAGGCCACCGCCGGTACTCCTGAAAAAACGCGCGCGCAGTTTAATCAGGCGGTAGAGAATACCTTGAGCCTTTTTGCACGGGGCGGCTATATCGCTTTAAACGATTTTGTCGCACAGAATATCCCGCGTGAAGAGCAAACGAAAATGCAGGATTATTTCTATCAGATTCTGTATGGCGCGATGAATGCTTTGTTAGAAGAAACCTTGAAGGGTGATAATTTACCGGCCTGGCCGCAAGATGAAGCGCGAAACCGCTTTTTGCTCAACAGTATGGATGCCTATACCGGCTTGACAGTTTATCCGGCGCCTTTACTGTTGCAGCTAGACGGCTTTAAAGAGGTACGCTCTTCAGGCTTGCAGATGACCCGCTCTCCGGGAGCCTCATTGGTATATATCGGTTCGCTGTTACTGGTATTGGGCACGATATTTATGTTTTACGTACGCGAAAAACGTGCTTGGCTGCTGTTTGAACAAGGAAGAATCCGCTTTTCGATGTCGTCCAGCCGCGATGAGCGTGATTTGAAAAAAGAATTCCCCGAACATACACAACGCTTGAAACAATTGGCGAAGGATCTGAACCATGACGCAAATCAGTAA
- a CDS encoding choline/carnitine O-acyltransferase yields the protein MTPKLPIPELKDTLARYQEWVKPLLDEQTFEQTQQQIADFVEREGRLLQTDLQQFASTLSHGNWLIEAWLEAYLSERRALPLASNVGFELNRKGASLAQWVYALSAVCADWRHGRITVPKSFSGEPVCMVQWKVLQGSMRTACAECDEYHFAEDSRTIGILKNGFYFRLPVLDEEGEAYHPDYFKAALQRLESFQTANPYPVAVPSFLGSKQMAAVCNRLAENPDNARLLDDIGQDLFHVSLNDTGNSDAEQNLAAATFQAQQSVWCYKPITLWHNRSDGGLVLHCEHTWPDGGAIIGILQHAQGYLQHTEGKMPSEIDLQPQSWQLPGDLAELWPQWQQAYAKVASTYGCRIIEPAKIPYPRKGISTDALMQFVLQYAQLAVFGQVRNTYEAVDVSHFQSGRTECVRPVSEASVAFVAALHHNEASADLFQTALAEHKARIKACKTGHGINRHLLGLKLMAVKRGMRPEIFEGKAYQTITEDFFSTSTIGGNQTVCRFAFAPTSRSGFGVNYTITDHGWEFVLCYEQEQESKAELLAAAIEDGCRRLADWMEGHIQAV from the coding sequence ATGACACCGAAGCTGCCGATTCCCGAATTAAAAGATACTTTGGCACGTTATCAAGAGTGGGTAAAACCACTTTTGGATGAGCAAACTTTTGAGCAAACGCAGCAGCAGATTGCTGATTTTGTTGAGAGAGAAGGAAGGCTCTTGCAAACAGATTTGCAGCAGTTTGCTTCCACTCTGTCGCACGGTAATTGGTTGATTGAAGCATGGCTGGAGGCTTATTTGAGCGAACGCCGTGCTTTGCCTCTGGCGAGTAATGTCGGTTTCGAATTAAACCGTAAAGGGGCATCTCTGGCTCAATGGGTGTATGCATTGAGCGCAGTTTGTGCCGATTGGAGGCATGGAAGAATCACAGTGCCGAAAAGTTTTTCGGGCGAACCCGTATGTATGGTGCAATGGAAAGTATTGCAAGGTAGCATGCGCACAGCGTGCGCCGAATGCGACGAATACCATTTTGCCGAAGACAGCCGTACCATAGGTATTTTGAAAAACGGTTTTTACTTCCGTCTGCCTGTTTTGGATGAAGAAGGCGAGGCATACCATCCCGATTATTTCAAAGCCGCGTTGCAAAGATTGGAAAGTTTTCAGACGGCCAATCCTTATCCGGTGGCGGTTCCGTCTTTTTTAGGCAGCAAACAGATGGCAGCGGTTTGCAACCGTTTGGCGGAGAATCCTGATAATGCACGGTTGCTTGACGATATCGGGCAGGATTTATTTCATGTAAGCCTGAATGATACGGGTAATAGCGATGCCGAACAAAATCTTGCGGCAGCTACTTTTCAGGCACAGCAGTCGGTATGGTGTTATAAGCCGATTACCCTGTGGCACAACCGTAGCGACGGTGGTTTAGTTCTACATTGCGAACATACTTGGCCCGATGGCGGGGCAATTATCGGTATTTTGCAGCATGCCCAAGGCTATTTGCAGCATACGGAAGGAAAGATGCCGTCTGAAATCGATCTGCAGCCGCAATCATGGCAGTTGCCGGGTGATTTGGCCGAGCTTTGGCCACAATGGCAACAGGCATATGCAAAGGTGGCCTCTACCTACGGTTGCCGTATTATCGAACCGGCTAAAATACCCTATCCGCGCAAAGGCATCAGCACGGATGCGTTGATGCAATTTGTGCTTCAATATGCGCAATTGGCTGTATTCGGGCAGGTTCGTAATACTTATGAAGCGGTAGACGTGAGCCATTTCCAAAGCGGCCGTACCGAATGCGTGCGCCCCGTATCTGAGGCTTCAGTTGCTTTTGTTGCCGCACTGCATCACAACGAAGCTTCTGCCGATTTGTTTCAGACGGCCTTGGCCGAACATAAAGCCCGCATTAAAGCCTGTAAAACCGGGCATGGGATCAACCGCCATTTGTTAGGTTTGAAACTGATGGCAGTCAAACGCGGTATGCGGCCTGAAATTTTTGAAGGTAAAGCTTATCAAACCATTACCGAAGATTTTTTCTCTACCTCGACCATCGGCGGTAACCAAACGGTTTGCCGTTTTGCATTTGCACCAACCAGCCGCTCCGGTTTCGGGGTCAACTACACCATAACAGATCATGGTTGGGAATTTGTGCTGTGTTATGAGCAAGAGCAGGAAAGCAAAGCCGAACTGTTGGCCGCAGCGATTGAGGATGGCTGCCGGCGTTTGGCAGACTGGATGGAAGGGCATATCCAAGCCGTCTGA
- a CDS encoding BCCT family transporter: MKTPIKQDTSLRPNYFLYTSLIVGLMAVTALWKPTLLTGTIVAVSNFFYQKFDWLIMWLPLLAFGFGLAVALPGKFGNIRLGGQDAKPEYSFISWMNMLFTAGIGVGIVFFGPIEALWHYFQSPIGEQAAGLPEYQKVGNAMGLALHVWGIPAWSLYMLAGLVMAYFLYQHKTECSPAAPIEFAFKRKKWAAPLGKLIAGAAVVSIAFSVSSSIAMAVSQIASGISIITGRGAASILEKTVLLTVMIAICLFATVLPIRKGMKVLGDTTVALSVLLLVFVFLTGPTHYFVSVITVTVGHIITQTIGHSFELYLFQPRDWIVWYPMAYWVWWVTWAPFVGVFLAQISKGRTLREFVLASVLVPSGFILVWFCTFSGFSLLDTVEGSGVLAEIANKGDYEGTFYHLLNMLPAAFATKPLTVVLFLGFVITTVVSAAISLGVMTSTDGRSENKRRAIVWCVFMGMISYAVVFTGKIDGIKAVGSFAGFPFVFVFYLWMAALWRQLRRDTAAKQGGA, from the coding sequence ATGAAAACACCAATCAAACAAGATACAAGCCTAAGGCCGAATTATTTTCTTTATACTTCGCTGATTGTCGGGTTGATGGCAGTCACCGCCCTTTGGAAGCCTACTTTGCTGACCGGTACGATTGTTGCCGTCAGCAATTTTTTTTATCAGAAGTTCGATTGGCTGATTATGTGGCTACCTCTGCTGGCTTTTGGCTTTGGCTTAGCTGTAGCACTGCCGGGAAAATTCGGCAACATCCGTTTGGGTGGACAGGATGCTAAACCCGAATACTCTTTTATTTCGTGGATGAATATGCTGTTTACGGCCGGTATCGGGGTGGGTATTGTGTTTTTCGGGCCGATTGAAGCATTGTGGCACTATTTTCAATCGCCTATCGGAGAGCAGGCAGCGGGATTGCCGGAATATCAGAAAGTAGGTAATGCCATGGGCTTGGCACTACATGTATGGGGTATCCCGGCTTGGTCTCTATATATGCTGGCAGGCTTGGTAATGGCTTATTTCCTATATCAGCACAAAACCGAATGTTCGCCTGCCGCACCTATTGAGTTTGCGTTCAAGCGTAAGAAATGGGCGGCACCTTTAGGTAAACTGATTGCCGGGGCGGCTGTGGTTTCGATTGCTTTTTCCGTGTCGTCGTCTATTGCGATGGCGGTCAGTCAGATTGCTTCGGGTATCAGTATCATTACCGGACGGGGAGCGGCTTCGATTTTAGAAAAAACTGTGTTGCTGACCGTGATGATTGCAATTTGCCTGTTTGCTACGGTATTGCCTATCCGTAAGGGAATGAAGGTATTGGGTGATACGACGGTAGCGCTTTCCGTATTGCTGCTGGTGTTTGTGTTTTTAACCGGCCCGACACATTATTTTGTCAGTGTAATCACGGTAACGGTGGGGCACATTATTACGCAAACTATCGGCCATTCTTTTGAGCTTTATCTTTTTCAGCCGCGGGATTGGATAGTATGGTATCCGATGGCGTATTGGGTTTGGTGGGTGACATGGGCGCCTTTTGTCGGTGTATTTTTAGCGCAGATTTCCAAAGGGCGTACTTTGCGGGAGTTTGTGTTGGCATCGGTTTTGGTGCCCTCGGGTTTTATTTTGGTGTGGTTTTGCACGTTTTCGGGATTCAGTCTGCTCGATACGGTTGAGGGCAGCGGGGTGTTGGCTGAAATCGCCAATAAGGGCGACTATGAAGGTACGTTTTATCATCTGTTGAATATGTTGCCTGCTGCTTTTGCCACGAAGCCTTTAACAGTAGTGCTGTTTTTGGGTTTCGTGATTACGACGGTCGTGAGCGCGGCTATTTCTCTCGGCGTAATGACCAGCACCGACGGGCGCAGTGAAAATAAGCGTCGCGCTATCGTTTGGTGTGTGTTCATGGGTATGATCAGTTATGCGGTGGTATTTACTGGCAAGATAGACGGTATCAAGGCTGTCGGTTCGTTTGCAGGTTTTCCGTTTGTTTTCGTATTTTATTTGTGGATGGCGGCCTTGTGGCGGCAGTTGCGCCGTGATACCGCCGCCAAACAAGGAGGCGCATAA
- a CDS encoding glycine zipper 2TM domain-containing protein: MKNIVTKTLALVAVAASLSACQNMSTTQRNAATGAVIGGVAGNLIGGDTGSTLGGAALGGVIGSQVR, from the coding sequence ATGAAAAATATCGTAACCAAAACTTTAGCTCTGGTAGCCGTGGCCGCTTCTTTGAGCGCTTGCCAAAATATGTCGACCACCCAACGTAATGCCGCCACCGGTGCGGTCATTGGCGGTGTGGCAGGCAACCTGATCGGTGGTGATACCGGCTCTACTTTGGGCGGTGCTGCATTGGGCGGCGTTATCGGTAGCCAAGTTCGCTAA
- a CDS encoding TerC family protein, giving the protein MDFSWLAEPTTWIGFATLLVLEVVLGIDNLVFVAILANKVKPAYRDRARVVGLSLAVVMRIVMLAFMAKIMTLTHPWFHIGDFAVAGKDLIMLFGGLFLLYKATTELHERLEGHNQFHIADNNKKHSPFMAVVMQILVLDAVFSIDSVITAVAMVEHIIVAMAAVVVAMGVMIWASKPLTEFVDRHPTVVMLCLGFLLMIGFSLIAEAFHMHIPKGYLYAAIGFSILIEIFNQVSLKNSKRNDYIGSSWRQRTAENVLGMMGIREAVLAKAGDNHEDDTHFEENEKSMIHSVLTLAERPILGVMIPRRDIERLDISQSKEEQYAQLQNTPYSRLLVVGKAGVDEPLGYINKKDLLTQLLDNESGELNIQTALRQPLILPDSTTALNAIELFRKSSADYALVVDEFGAVLGMVTMKDLLEAIAGEFPEEYERGDAPMIEAESEAQSFVVDGSLEYVELARQINLPPHDDDADYHTVAGLMMEELQNIPEEGESVVFHGWRFEVVEKAGQRIERVRISPVIENED; this is encoded by the coding sequence ATGGATTTTAGTTGGCTTGCCGAACCGACTACTTGGATAGGTTTTGCTACTTTGCTGGTTTTGGAGGTGGTGCTCGGTATCGACAACCTGGTTTTCGTTGCGATTTTGGCGAATAAAGTGAAGCCTGCCTATCGTGACCGGGCGCGGGTGGTTGGCCTTTCGTTGGCCGTTGTGATGCGTATTGTGATGTTGGCATTTATGGCCAAAATTATGACGCTCACCCATCCGTGGTTTCACATCGGTGATTTCGCCGTGGCGGGTAAAGATTTGATTATGCTTTTCGGCGGCTTGTTTTTACTTTATAAGGCGACAACCGAATTACACGAGCGTTTGGAAGGACATAACCAATTCCATATTGCAGATAATAATAAAAAACACTCGCCTTTTATGGCGGTGGTGATGCAAATTTTGGTACTGGATGCCGTCTTCTCAATTGATTCCGTCATCACTGCCGTAGCGATGGTCGAGCACATCATTGTGGCGATGGCTGCGGTAGTGGTGGCAATGGGGGTGATGATTTGGGCGAGCAAACCGCTTACCGAGTTTGTAGACCGCCATCCTACGGTAGTGATGCTGTGCTTGGGCTTCTTGCTGATGATCGGTTTCAGCCTGATTGCCGAGGCTTTTCATATGCACATTCCTAAAGGCTATCTGTATGCAGCTATCGGATTCTCGATTCTTATTGAAATATTTAACCAAGTATCATTGAAAAACAGTAAGCGTAACGACTATATCGGCAGCTCATGGCGTCAACGTACGGCAGAAAATGTATTAGGTATGATGGGTATCCGCGAGGCTGTTTTGGCTAAGGCGGGCGATAATCACGAAGACGACACACATTTTGAAGAAAATGAAAAGTCGATGATCCACAGCGTGCTGACTTTGGCCGAACGCCCGATTTTAGGGGTGATGATTCCCCGTCGAGATATCGAACGCTTGGATATTTCACAAAGTAAAGAAGAGCAATACGCCCAGCTGCAAAACACCCCTTACAGCCGCCTGTTGGTTGTAGGCAAGGCCGGGGTAGACGAGCCTTTGGGCTACATCAATAAAAAAGATTTACTCACACAGCTGCTGGATAATGAAAGCGGTGAATTGAATATTCAGACGGCCTTGCGTCAACCGCTGATTTTGCCTGATAGCACGACCGCGCTAAATGCCATCGAACTCTTCCGTAAAAGCAGTGCTGATTATGCATTGGTGGTGGATGAATTCGGTGCGGTACTTGGTATGGTTACGATGAAGGATCTGCTGGAGGCGATTGCCGGTGAATTTCCTGAAGAATATGAGCGCGGAGATGCACCGATGATTGAAGCCGAAAGTGAAGCGCAAAGTTTTGTGGTTGACGGTAGTTTGGAATATGTCGAACTGGCGCGTCAAATTAATCTGCCGCCGCATGATGATGACGCTGATTACCACACAGTTGCCGGCCTGATGATGGAAGAGTTACAGAATATTCCTGAAGAAGGCGAGTCGGTCGTATTTCACGGTTGGCGTTTTGAAGTGGTTGAGAAAGCTGGCCAGCGGATTGAACGTGTGCGCATCAGCCCTGTAATAGAAAACGAAGATTAA